A window from Bufo bufo chromosome 1, aBufBuf1.1, whole genome shotgun sequence encodes these proteins:
- the SMAD3 gene encoding mothers against decapentaplegic homolog 3 isoform X2, whose amino-acid sequence MEMCEYAFNMKKDEVCVNPYHYQRVETPVLPPVLVPRNTEIPTEFPPLDDYSHSIPENTNFPAGIEPISSYIPETPPPGYLSEDGETSDQMNHSIDSGSPSLSPNSMSPAHSNMDLQPVTYCEPAFWCSISYYELNQRVGETFHASQPSMTVDGFTDPSNSERFCLGLLSNVNRNAAVELTRRHIGRGVRLYYIGGEVFAECLSDSAIFVQSPNCNQRYGWHPATVCKIPPGCNLKIFNNQEFAALLAQSVNQGFEAVYQLTRMCTIRMSFVKGWGAEYRRQTVTSTPCWIELHLNGPLQWLDKVLTQMGSPSIRCSSVS is encoded by the exons ATGGAAATGTGTGAATACGCTTTCAACATGAAGAAGGATGAAGTGTGTGTCAATCCATATCATTATCAAAGAGTGGAGACTCCAG TTCTGCCTCCCGTGTTAGTCCCAAGAAACACCGAGATTCCTACAGAATTCCCTCCCCTCGATGACTATAGTCATTCCATCCCGGAGAATACCAACTTCCCAGCCGGCATTGAGCCCATAAGCAGCTACATTCCAG AAACTCCACCTCCTGGTTACCTGAGTGAAGATGGGGAAACTAGCGATCAGATGAACCACAGCATAGACTCAG ggTCACCAAGCCTGTCTCCAAATTCCATGTCCCCTGCACACAGTAACATGG ATCTTCAGCCTGTCACATATTGTGAGCCTGCCTTCTGGTGCTCCATCTCATACTACGAGCTCAACCAGCGAGTGGGCGAGACGTTCCATGCATCCCAACCCTCCATGACGGTAGACGGATTTACAGACCCATCAAACTCTGAGCGCTTCTGTCTGGGCCTGCTCTCCAACGTTAACCGCAATGCTGCTGTGGAGCTGACCCGGCGACACATTG GTAGAGGAGTACGTCTGTACTACATTGGAGGTGAAGTGTTTGCTGAATGCCTCAGTGACAGTGCAATATTTGTACAATCTCCAAATTGTAACCAACGCTATGGCTGGCACCCTGCTACTGTATGCAAGATACCTCCAG GATGCAATTTGAAGATCTTTAATAACCAGGAGTTTGCAGCTTTACTAGCCCAGTCGGTGAACCAAGGATTCGAGGCTGTGTATCAGCTCACCAGGATGTGTACTATACGGATGAGCTTTGTCAAGGGCTGGGGAGCTGagtacag gcGCCAGACTGTGACTAGCACACCCTGCTGGATCGAGCTACACCTCAACGGCCCCTTACAGTGGTTGGATAAGGTTCTTACTCAGATGGGGTCTCCAAGCATTCGATGCTCTAGTGTCTCATAG